The following are from one region of the Methanoculleus caldifontis genome:
- a CDS encoding heme exporter protein CcmB, which yields MSTFRVIAGREMRLALRNRSALIAALIFAVWFPVVSILGIAAGAGEDAAVITAGIATITLPVGVFMGYLFCADAFLREKRDGSIETLLCTPVSLRRLWEGKAAGVAVPAYLMTLVSAAVTIAAVYTLSSAPVAGEPLLLLHLAVVVPVWIVAAAGLIGAAQLALGMRENQILGFVLIFGFIFLIIGLQQVAPAGSGISVTMEAILAAVGIVLLALARVIAGKVTKERIVRTIP from the coding sequence ATGAGCACGTTTCGCGTCATCGCCGGCCGTGAGATGCGGCTCGCGCTCCGGAACCGGAGCGCCCTCATCGCGGCGCTCATCTTCGCCGTATGGTTCCCGGTCGTCTCGATCCTCGGGATCGCCGCGGGCGCCGGTGAGGACGCAGCGGTCATTACCGCCGGCATCGCCACGATCACCCTCCCGGTCGGGGTCTTTATGGGCTACCTCTTCTGCGCCGACGCCTTCCTCCGCGAGAAGCGGGACGGCTCCATCGAGACGCTCCTCTGCACCCCGGTCTCCCTCCGCCGCCTCTGGGAGGGGAAGGCCGCCGGGGTCGCCGTGCCGGCCTACCTGATGACCCTCGTCTCGGCCGCAGTGACCATCGCGGCTGTTTACACCCTGTCGAGCGCTCCCGTAGCCGGCGAACCCCTGCTCCTCCTTCACCTCGCGGTCGTCGTCCCGGTCTGGATCGTCGCTGCGGCCGGGCTCATCGGCGCGGCCCAGCTCGCGCTCGGGATGCGGGAGAACCAGATCCTCGGGTTCGTGCTGATATTCGGGTTCATCTTCCTGATCATCGGGCTCCAGCAGGTCGCACCGGCCGGGTCGGGCATCTCGGTGACGATGGAGGCAATCCTCGCGGCAGTCGGGATCGTGCTCCTTGCCCTCGCCCGCGTCATCGCCGGGAAGGTGACGAAGGAGCGGATTGTCAGAACAATTCCGTAA
- a CDS encoding serine hydrolase domain-containing protein, whose amino-acid sequence MPSFPHPRLHILLLVGIVVAAAILSSGCMQSAGPVQEADDAYKNPPSPATSADLESIVSAGVVSAGVPGALIEISTPEWTWNYAAGNASLSPARPATPEMRFIIASVTKTFTSVAIQQLAEDGRLSLDDPIGRRLPADVAAMIPESSTITIRQLLDHTSGIADYDEDAIVFEEYENPDTPVPYQEGMRQSLDAGPLYPPGTNYTYSNVNYILLTLIIDEAAGVPYEDYVTRNILVSSGMNDTFVHRTNHIPGPHMRAQESGEDGSVLDFSDLYLQFDRGAGDIVSTTADLNRFHRALRSGALIGPASLAAMENTSPQSQKSGQVPGFGEMSVGCGYGYFAQQNGSEGLTLYGHTGGYYGSYTILYYWAERDTYIAMNSNSAAKAGAVNEEILAPVLRYLKEGTVAE is encoded by the coding sequence ATGCCCTCCTTCCCACATCCGAGGCTTCATATCCTCCTTCTCGTCGGTATCGTCGTAGCGGCGGCCATCCTCTCCTCCGGGTGCATGCAGAGCGCCGGACCCGTGCAGGAAGCAGACGATGCCTACAAAAATCCCCCGTCGCCGGCGACATCTGCCGACCTTGAGTCGATCGTCTCGGCCGGAGTCGTCAGCGCCGGCGTCCCCGGCGCCCTGATCGAGATCTCGACGCCGGAATGGACCTGGAACTATGCAGCCGGCAACGCCTCGCTCTCTCCCGCGAGACCTGCAACGCCGGAGATGCGGTTCATCATCGCGAGCGTGACGAAGACCTTCACGAGCGTCGCCATCCAGCAGCTCGCCGAGGACGGAAGACTCTCGCTCGACGATCCCATCGGCCGCCGGCTGCCGGCGGACGTGGCGGCGATGATCCCGGAGAGCAGCACGATCACGATCCGCCAGCTCCTCGATCACACGAGCGGCATCGCGGACTACGACGAGGACGCGATCGTCTTCGAAGAGTACGAGAACCCCGACACCCCCGTCCCCTACCAGGAAGGGATGCGCCAGAGCCTCGATGCCGGCCCCCTTTACCCGCCTGGAACGAACTACACCTACTCGAACGTGAACTACATCCTCCTGACCCTGATCATCGATGAGGCGGCCGGCGTCCCCTACGAGGATTACGTCACCCGCAACATCCTCGTGTCCTCCGGGATGAACGACACCTTCGTCCACCGGACCAATCACATCCCCGGACCGCACATGCGGGCCCAGGAGAGCGGAGAGGACGGCTCCGTTCTGGACTTCAGCGACCTCTACCTCCAGTTCGACCGGGGCGCCGGGGATATCGTGAGCACGACGGCCGATCTCAACAGGTTCCACCGCGCACTCCGCTCCGGGGCGCTGATCGGCCCGGCATCGCTTGCTGCGATGGAGAACACCTCCCCCCAGTCGCAGAAGTCCGGGCAGGTCCCCGGTTTCGGGGAGATGAGCGTCGGATGCGGTTACGGATACTTCGCGCAACAGAACGGATCGGAGGGCCTGACCCTCTACGGCCATACCGGCGGTTACTACGGCTCGTACACAATCCTCTACTACTGGGCCGAGAGAGACACCTACATCGCCATGAACAGCAACTCGGCGGCAAAAGCGGGCGCGGTAAACGAGGAGATCCTCGCCCCGGTCCTCCGATATCTCAAGGAAGGGACGGTGGCCGAATAG
- the serS gene encoding serine--tRNA ligase produces the protein MLELKFVRAHPDVVRADLIKRGDTEKLTWIDEVLEMDRRARELTVAIGDLRNRRNVISREISQARKAGKDAADLIAETAGLPGRIKEAEMERDTLTEAVTYRLMRLPNILHESVPVGKDDTENVEVRRWGEPRIPAFDLKNHGALAVEHDWADFERAAKISGAGFYFLKGRLALLDMALQRFVMDLLVERGYTPIIPPYMMNRAAYEGVTDLADFENVMYKVDGEDEYLIATSEHPMAAMYSDEIFEEKGLPLRLAGLSPCFRREIGAHGLDTKGLFRVHQFHKVEQFVYATPEQSWDLHEELLANAEAVFQQLGLPYRVVLICTGDIGTVAAKKYDLEVWMPREECYREAVSCSNCTAYQAVRLNIKVRDPVEFTEKRYLHTLNSTAIATSRAIRAILENYQNEDGSVTIPKALRPYLYGSETL, from the coding sequence ATGCTTGAGTTGAAGTTCGTTCGTGCGCACCCCGATGTCGTCAGGGCAGACCTCATCAAGAGAGGAGATACCGAGAAGCTGACCTGGATCGACGAGGTGCTGGAGATGGACCGGAGGGCACGGGAACTCACCGTGGCGATCGGCGACCTGCGCAACCGGAGGAACGTCATATCCCGCGAGATCAGCCAGGCGAGAAAGGCGGGAAAGGATGCCGCAGACCTCATCGCCGAGACGGCGGGTCTTCCCGGACGGATCAAGGAGGCGGAGATGGAGCGCGATACGCTCACCGAAGCGGTGACGTACCGCCTGATGCGGCTCCCGAACATCCTCCACGAGAGCGTCCCCGTAGGGAAAGACGACACCGAGAACGTCGAGGTCCGGCGGTGGGGCGAACCGCGGATCCCCGCATTCGATCTGAAGAACCACGGGGCGCTCGCCGTCGAGCACGACTGGGCGGACTTCGAACGCGCAGCAAAGATCTCCGGGGCCGGGTTCTACTTCCTGAAGGGGAGGCTCGCCCTCCTCGATATGGCACTCCAGCGGTTTGTGATGGACCTCCTCGTCGAGCGCGGATACACCCCGATCATCCCCCCCTACATGATGAACCGGGCCGCATACGAGGGTGTGACCGATCTGGCCGACTTCGAGAACGTCATGTACAAGGTCGACGGCGAGGACGAGTACCTGATCGCGACGAGCGAGCACCCGATGGCCGCGATGTACAGCGACGAGATCTTCGAGGAGAAGGGCCTGCCGCTCCGGCTGGCGGGCCTGAGCCCGTGCTTCCGGCGCGAGATCGGGGCGCACGGGCTCGATACGAAAGGGCTCTTCCGCGTCCACCAGTTCCACAAGGTGGAGCAGTTCGTCTACGCGACACCGGAGCAGTCCTGGGATCTCCACGAGGAGCTGCTCGCGAACGCCGAGGCGGTCTTCCAGCAGCTCGGCCTCCCCTACCGGGTCGTCCTGATCTGCACGGGGGACATCGGGACCGTCGCCGCGAAGAAGTACGACCTCGAGGTCTGGATGCCGCGGGAGGAGTGCTACCGCGAGGCGGTCTCCTGTTCGAACTGCACGGCCTACCAGGCGGTCCGGCTGAACATCAAGGTGCGCGATCCCGTTGAGTTCACCGAGAAGCGCTACCTGCATACCTTGAACAGCACCGCGATCGCGACCTCCCGTGCGATAAGGGCGATCCTCGAGAACTACCAGAACGAGGACGGGTCGGTCACCATCCCGAAGGCCCTCAGGCCCTACCTCTACGGTAGCGAGACGCTGTAG
- a CDS encoding metal ABC transporter permease produces MLEVLGYEFFRNALIAGALASVACGIIGTYVVVRRMVSVSGGISHAAFGGIGLGYYLGIDPLLGATGFTVATALGMGALELRARQKMDTLIGAVWAAGMAIGILFVYLTPGFAPDLFSYLFGNILLVPQGDILLMAVLVTIIVAVVALLYRELQAVTFDPDYATVMNLPVERLSLLLLVLIALTVVMLIRVVGIILVIALLTLPAAISRLYTTRIWSMMLLAVVLGIVFTVTGIGLSYLIDVPSGATIILVSTVAYAGALGIERLRQGD; encoded by the coding sequence ATGCTCGAAGTGCTCGGGTACGAGTTCTTCAGGAACGCGCTCATCGCCGGGGCGCTCGCGAGCGTCGCCTGCGGGATCATCGGCACCTACGTCGTGGTGCGGCGGATGGTCTCGGTCAGCGGCGGCATCTCCCACGCGGCCTTCGGGGGGATCGGCCTCGGCTACTACCTCGGGATCGACCCGCTCCTCGGCGCGACCGGGTTCACCGTGGCCACGGCTCTCGGGATGGGCGCGCTCGAGCTCCGTGCCCGGCAGAAGATGGACACGCTCATCGGCGCCGTCTGGGCGGCAGGGATGGCTATCGGGATCCTCTTCGTCTACCTGACACCGGGGTTCGCCCCCGACCTCTTCTCCTACCTCTTCGGGAACATCCTCCTCGTGCCGCAGGGCGATATCCTGCTGATGGCGGTCCTCGTCACCATCATCGTCGCCGTCGTGGCCCTTCTCTACCGGGAACTCCAGGCGGTCACCTTCGACCCGGACTACGCGACGGTCATGAACCTGCCGGTCGAGCGGCTCTCGCTCCTCCTCCTCGTGCTGATCGCCCTCACGGTGGTGATGCTGATACGGGTGGTGGGGATCATCCTCGTGATCGCGCTCCTCACGCTCCCGGCGGCGATCAGCCGCCTCTACACCACGCGGATCTGGAGCATGATGCTTCTTGCCGTCGTCCTCGGCATCGTCTTCACCGTGACGGGGATCGGGCTCTCCTACCTCATCGACGTCCCGTCGGGGGCGACGATCATCCTGGTGAGCACGGTCGCGTATGCGGGGGCCCTCGGCATCGAGCGCCTCCGGCAGGGCGACTGA
- a CDS encoding metal ABC transporter ATP-binding protein, with the protein MSDGPVIEVDDVWVRLHGRTVLEGVSLAVHPREFYAIIGPNGGGKTTLLRVILGLLPPSRGEIRVLGGTGAAMRKNLGYVPQFRTFDFDYPITVREMVLSGRLGRITRFPRRYGEEDQARAEEALETMGIAGLADRQIRDLSGGEQQRAIIARALVGDPKVLLLDEPTVYVDAPTEAHFYGILDRLRDRMAIVLVTHDIGVIPERVTRVACLNRRLYTHDTNEITADMLEAAYHCPVDLIAHGVPHRVFPEHSREE; encoded by the coding sequence ATGAGCGACGGTCCCGTGATCGAGGTAGACGACGTCTGGGTCAGGCTGCACGGCCGGACCGTGCTCGAGGGCGTGAGCCTCGCCGTCCACCCGCGGGAGTTCTACGCGATCATCGGGCCGAACGGCGGCGGGAAGACGACGCTTCTGCGGGTGATCCTCGGCCTCCTCCCCCCCTCCCGCGGCGAGATCCGGGTCCTCGGCGGCACCGGAGCGGCGATGCGCAAGAACCTCGGCTACGTCCCCCAGTTTCGGACGTTCGACTTCGACTACCCGATCACCGTGCGGGAGATGGTCCTCTCCGGCCGGCTCGGCCGCATCACCCGCTTTCCAAGGCGTTACGGTGAGGAAGACCAGGCCCGGGCCGAGGAGGCGCTCGAGACGATGGGCATCGCGGGCCTTGCCGACCGGCAGATCCGCGACCTCTCCGGCGGCGAGCAGCAGCGGGCGATCATCGCCCGGGCGCTCGTCGGCGACCCGAAGGTGCTCCTCCTCGACGAGCCCACGGTCTACGTGGACGCCCCGACGGAGGCCCATTTCTACGGGATCCTCGATCGGCTCCGCGACCGGATGGCGATCGTCCTCGTGACCCACGACATCGGGGTGATCCCGGAGCGCGTGACCCGGGTCGCCTGCTTAAACCGGCGCCTCTATACGCACGACACGAACGAGATCACGGCAGATATGCTCGAAGCCGCGTACCACTGCCCGGTGGACCTGATCGCCCACGGCGTCCCGCACCGGGTCTTTCCGGAGCACTCGCGGGAGGAGTAA
- a CDS encoding metal ABC transporter solute-binding protein, Zn/Mn family has protein sequence MASQDKGRRTLSSLACAALAVLLLAAASAGCTGTEQREDGKIVVAVTIPPEQEFVERVGGENVHVVLLVPAGADPHTYEPPPGILASVAKADVYAPVGSGIEFELAWKDKIASLNPDMLVVDCSRGIDLISAGEHHHAEEGHHHGGTDPHIWLSPRNAKVMVENIREALIEADPENADAYRRNAEAYLAELDTLDAGIADAIAESGVKKVMVYHSSWAYLARDYDLQEVPIESEGKEPSPQRIEHLVSQAREEGIRTIFASPEHSTRSAEVIAREIGGTVVLISPLEKDYLANMRHVAAAFAESGSP, from the coding sequence GTGGCATCACAGGATAAGGGCAGGCGAACCCTGTCATCGCTCGCCTGCGCCGCACTGGCAGTCCTTCTGCTGGCTGCAGCCTCGGCGGGGTGCACCGGAACCGAACAGAGAGAGGACGGAAAGATCGTCGTCGCAGTCACCATACCCCCCGAGCAGGAGTTCGTGGAACGGGTGGGGGGCGAGAACGTCCACGTGGTCCTGCTGGTGCCGGCGGGGGCCGACCCGCACACCTACGAACCGCCGCCGGGCATCCTCGCCTCCGTCGCGAAGGCGGACGTCTACGCCCCGGTGGGGTCGGGGATAGAGTTCGAGCTCGCCTGGAAGGATAAGATCGCCTCCTTAAACCCCGACATGCTGGTCGTCGACTGCTCGCGCGGCATCGACCTGATCTCGGCCGGAGAGCACCACCACGCAGAAGAGGGGCACCACCACGGCGGGACCGACCCGCACATCTGGCTCTCCCCGCGGAACGCGAAGGTCATGGTCGAGAACATCCGCGAGGCCCTCATTGAGGCGGACCCGGAGAACGCCGACGCCTACCGCCGGAACGCAGAAGCATACCTGGCGGAACTCGACACCCTCGACGCCGGGATCGCCGATGCGATCGCCGAATCGGGGGTGAAGAAGGTCATGGTCTACCACTCGTCGTGGGCCTACCTCGCCAGGGACTACGACCTGCAGGAGGTCCCGATCGAGAGCGAGGGCAAAGAGCCCTCCCCGCAGAGGATAGAGCACCTTGTTTCGCAGGCAAGGGAGGAAGGCATCAGGACGATCTTCGCGTCGCCCGAGCACTCCACCCGGAGCGCCGAGGTGATCGCGAGGGAGATCGGCGGGACCGTGGTGCTGATAAGTCCGCTCGAGAAGGATTACCTCGCGAACATGCGGCACGTGGCGGCGGCATTTGCGGAGAGCGGGAGCCCATGA
- a CDS encoding metal-dependent transcriptional regulator: MQGISGHELSSKKAEYLKFIHMQGDVVKTTEIAVRFSVAPSTVTKALTEIAKAGYIEHTPYHGVRLTPAGTDYARFLLRRHRIVALVLSRYGLEPDEACREAERIEQCFSKDLTNRICSSLGHPMMSGCGEIEHDHCCCPSCGRQG; encoded by the coding sequence ATGCAGGGGATCAGCGGGCACGAACTCTCCTCAAAGAAGGCCGAATACCTCAAGTTCATCCATATGCAGGGCGACGTCGTGAAGACGACCGAGATCGCCGTCAGGTTCTCGGTCGCGCCCTCGACGGTGACAAAAGCCCTCACGGAGATAGCGAAAGCGGGATACATCGAGCATACGCCCTACCACGGGGTGCGGCTCACTCCCGCCGGCACCGACTACGCCCGGTTCCTGCTCCGGCGTCACCGGATCGTCGCCCTGGTCCTCAGCCGCTACGGTCTCGAACCCGACGAAGCCTGCAGGGAGGCGGAGAGGATCGAGCAGTGCTTCTCAAAGGATCTCACGAACAGGATCTGCTCTTCGCTCGGGCATCCGATGATGAGCGGCTGCGGGGAGATCGAGCACGACCACTGTTGCTGCCCTTCCTGCGGGCGTCAGGGGTGA
- a CDS encoding tRNA (N(6)-L-threonylcarbamoyladenosine(37)-C(2))-methylthiotransferase, giving the protein MTLEDLRGRAIYIESYGCTYNHADTRRLEAILEGLGCTLTGPDDAEAVIVNTCTVIDATERKMLRRLAVFADRDLYVTGCMPLVQMERIRSVCTPHLIHPDEIHERSGTVGTPGAGAIGVVQVASGCLGRCSYCITRLARGRLKSASAGEILDAVRGLAASGAYEIQLTGQDVAAWGLDRGESLPDLLQAITGVPGRFAVRLGMMHPASVLGILDPLIDACAGEKVFRFLHLPVQSGSDTVLERMQRGYSAADVIRIVDAFRERYPEMMISSDFITGFPGETEEEFRETLGLLERAAFVKVNITRYSRRPGTPAAAFKDLPERIRKDRSRILLAEANRIYDRYNERWIGREIPVVATEKNAPGSTICRSPCYLNVVVREDLPFGFSGRAVITENRRHYVVGELIPDGAGHKV; this is encoded by the coding sequence ATGACCCTTGAAGACCTGCGGGGAAGAGCGATCTACATCGAGAGTTACGGCTGCACCTACAATCACGCCGATACCCGGAGGCTCGAAGCGATACTGGAAGGTCTCGGCTGCACGCTGACCGGGCCGGACGACGCGGAGGCCGTGATCGTCAACACCTGCACGGTGATCGATGCGACGGAGAGGAAGATGCTCCGGCGCCTTGCGGTCTTCGCGGACCGGGACCTCTACGTGACCGGGTGCATGCCGCTCGTCCAGATGGAGAGGATCAGGTCGGTCTGCACCCCACACCTCATCCACCCCGACGAGATCCACGAGCGCTCCGGCACCGTCGGCACCCCCGGTGCGGGAGCGATCGGCGTGGTGCAGGTGGCGAGCGGGTGCCTCGGCCGGTGCAGTTACTGCATCACCCGGCTCGCACGAGGAAGGCTCAAGAGCGCATCCGCAGGCGAGATCCTCGACGCCGTCCGTGGCCTTGCCGCGTCGGGCGCATACGAGATCCAGCTGACCGGCCAGGACGTGGCCGCCTGGGGGCTCGACCGGGGCGAATCGCTCCCCGACCTCCTCCAGGCGATAACAGGGGTTCCCGGGCGGTTCGCCGTCAGGCTCGGGATGATGCACCCGGCCTCGGTGCTCGGGATCCTCGACCCCCTCATCGACGCCTGCGCAGGCGAGAAGGTCTTCCGGTTCCTCCATCTCCCCGTCCAGTCCGGCTCCGATACCGTTCTCGAGCGGATGCAGCGGGGCTATTCTGCCGCCGACGTGATCCGGATCGTCGATGCGTTCCGGGAGCGCTACCCGGAGATGATGATCTCGTCCGACTTCATCACCGGGTTTCCGGGGGAGACCGAAGAGGAGTTCCGTGAGACGCTCGGACTTCTCGAGCGTGCGGCGTTCGTGAAGGTGAACATCACCCGCTACTCCCGGCGGCCGGGGACGCCCGCTGCGGCCTTCAAAGACCTTCCCGAGCGGATACGGAAAGACCGGTCCCGGATACTGCTTGCAGAGGCAAACCGGATCTACGACCGCTACAACGAGCGCTGGATCGGGAGGGAGATACCGGTCGTCGCGACCGAGAAGAACGCTCCGGGCTCGACGATCTGCCGCAGTCCCTGTTACCTCAACGTCGTCGTGAGAGAGGACCTGCCGTTCGGGTTCTCGGGGAGAGCGGTGATCACGGAGAACCGGCGGCACTACGTCGTCGGGGAGCTGATCCCGGACGGGGCCGGCCATAAAGTTTAG
- the nadX gene encoding aspartate dehydrogenase — translation MIKIGLLGCGNVGHIIAAHAESIQIVAVFDIIPGRAAELAALCRARPYTDFDAFMREDFSIVVEAASVDAVRRYGEAVLRAGRDIVVLSGGALADEEFREHLVDVAREAGKKIRIPSGAIVGLDNLKIGQVSPPTKLLLRTTKPPASLGLPVTERMEIFKGLAHDCIKQYPKNINVAVALGLAAGRDADVELWVDPAAERNVHEIFVEGDFGDIYVRVRNVPSPDNPATSYMAALSILTLLKNLENPLVVGT, via the coding sequence ATGATTAAAATAGGGTTGCTGGGATGCGGCAACGTCGGGCATATTATCGCTGCGCACGCCGAGAGCATCCAGATTGTTGCGGTCTTCGATATCATCCCCGGCCGGGCGGCGGAGCTCGCGGCGCTCTGCCGTGCCCGGCCCTATACGGACTTCGACGCCTTCATGCGGGAGGACTTCTCGATCGTCGTGGAAGCCGCCTCCGTCGATGCCGTCCGGCGCTACGGAGAGGCGGTTCTCCGGGCAGGCCGGGATATCGTCGTCCTCTCCGGGGGAGCACTCGCGGACGAGGAGTTCCGCGAGCACCTCGTCGACGTGGCACGCGAGGCCGGAAAGAAGATCCGGATCCCGAGCGGCGCCATCGTCGGGCTCGACAACCTCAAGATCGGCCAGGTCTCGCCGCCGACAAAACTGCTTCTGCGGACGACGAAGCCCCCGGCCTCGCTCGGCCTCCCCGTCACGGAGCGGATGGAGATATTTAAGGGGCTGGCGCACGATTGTATAAAGCAATACCCGAAGAACATCAACGTCGCTGTAGCGCTGGGACTCGCTGCCGGCAGGGACGCCGACGTGGAGCTCTGGGTCGACCCTGCAGCGGAGAGGAACGTCCACGAGATCTTCGTCGAGGGCGACTTCGGAGACATCTACGTCCGGGTCAGGAATGTCCCGAGCCCGGACAACCCTGCGACGAGTTATATGGCAGCCCTCTCGATCCTGACGCTCTTGAAGAACCTCGAGAACCCTCTGGTGGTGGGGACATAG
- the nadA gene encoding quinolinate synthase NadA — protein MDQEIRALKAEKNAVVMAHNYQPPEIQALADVVGDSLELAVKAKESRADLIVVCGVRFMAETAKILNPERKVVIPVKDAGCPLADFLTPDLIREARGRHPDAAVVVYINSTAESKALADITCTSANAVRVVASLPNDTILFGPDANLAAYVQRQLPKKTIIPLPPGGHCYVHAGFTLADVESARTMGGRIVCHPECPPEVQAEADLIASTGGMVRGAAAGGDEPWSVFTERDMVSRLRTLYPGRVFYEKPEAICADMKKISLADLRRALESGEHEVVLPTEVMDRARQAIERMIAVGA, from the coding sequence ATGGACCAGGAGATTCGTGCGCTCAAAGCCGAAAAGAACGCCGTCGTCATGGCGCATAACTACCAGCCTCCCGAGATCCAGGCGCTCGCCGACGTCGTGGGCGACAGCCTCGAACTCGCGGTGAAGGCGAAAGAGAGCCGGGCGGACCTGATCGTCGTCTGCGGCGTCCGGTTCATGGCCGAGACGGCGAAGATCCTCAACCCGGAGCGGAAGGTGGTCATCCCGGTAAAGGACGCGGGCTGCCCCCTTGCCGACTTCCTGACCCCCGACCTGATCAGAGAGGCGCGGGGGCGGCACCCCGATGCGGCCGTTGTGGTCTACATCAACAGCACGGCGGAGAGCAAGGCGCTTGCCGACATCACCTGCACCTCCGCAAACGCGGTCAGGGTCGTCGCGTCGCTCCCAAACGATACGATCCTCTTCGGGCCCGACGCGAACCTCGCTGCATACGTCCAGCGGCAACTCCCCAAAAAGACTATCATCCCTCTGCCGCCCGGCGGCCACTGCTACGTCCACGCCGGGTTCACCCTTGCCGACGTCGAGTCAGCCAGAACGATGGGCGGCAGGATCGTCTGCCACCCCGAGTGCCCGCCCGAGGTCCAGGCAGAGGCCGATCTCATAGCCTCCACGGGTGGCATGGTCCGCGGGGCCGCCGCCGGCGGAGACGAGCCCTGGTCGGTCTTCACCGAGCGGGACATGGTCTCCCGTCTCCGGACCCTCTACCCCGGAAGGGTCTTTTACGAGAAACCCGAGGCTATCTGTGCCGATATGAAGAAGATCTCCCTCGCCGACCTCCGGCGGGCGCTTGAGTCCGGGGAGCACGAGGTCGTCCTCCCCACCGAAGTCATGGACCGGGCACGGCAGGCGATCGAGCGGATGATCGCCGTCGGGGCGTGA
- the nadC gene encoding carboxylating nicotinate-nucleotide diphosphorylase produces MIPIEDLLRFIREDAPWGDVTSETVVPDIACRAVVRAKDRGIVAGLEEARRLFEHFGVTVREHTVDGRKVAPGEILLELDGPARAVLLVERTALNIVGRMSGIATRTREAVDAVRAVSPRVRVAATRKTVPGLRMLDKKAVVLGGGDPHRYSLSDMVLIKDNHLALVPLPEAVRRAKSESLYRTVEVEVETVEEAVIAAGAGADIVLLDNMTADAVREAVRVLTDRGLRERVALEVSGGVAAADLAGYAVTGIDIISMGALTHTVRNFDVSLDILKGAGTVRIP; encoded by the coding sequence ATGATCCCGATAGAAGACCTGCTCCGGTTCATCCGTGAAGACGCACCGTGGGGCGACGTCACCTCCGAGACGGTCGTCCCCGATATCGCCTGCCGGGCGGTGGTCCGGGCGAAGGACCGGGGAATCGTCGCCGGCCTTGAAGAGGCGCGAAGGCTCTTTGAGCACTTCGGGGTCACGGTCCGCGAGCATACCGTCGACGGCAGGAAGGTCGCGCCGGGTGAGATCCTCCTCGAACTCGACGGGCCGGCGAGGGCGGTCCTCCTCGTCGAGCGGACGGCGCTCAATATCGTCGGGCGGATGAGCGGGATCGCGACCCGGACCCGGGAGGCGGTCGATGCCGTCCGTGCGGTCTCGCCGCGGGTCCGGGTCGCCGCCACCCGGAAAACTGTACCGGGGCTCAGGATGCTCGACAAGAAGGCGGTGGTGCTCGGCGGGGGCGATCCGCACCGCTACTCTCTCTCGGACATGGTCCTGATCAAGGACAACCATCTCGCCCTGGTGCCCCTCCCGGAGGCCGTCCGGCGGGCGAAGAGCGAGAGCCTCTACCGGACGGTCGAGGTGGAGGTCGAGACCGTCGAGGAGGCGGTCATTGCCGCCGGTGCCGGGGCCGATATCGTCCTGCTCGACAACATGACGGCAGACGCGGTCCGTGAGGCTGTCCGGGTGCTCACCGACCGGGGCCTCCGGGAACGGGTGGCGCTCGAGGTCTCCGGGGGCGTCGCCGCCGCCGACCTTGCCGGGTACGCCGTAACCGGGATCGATATCATCAGCATGGGCGCGCTCACCCATACCGTCAGGAACTTCGACGTGAGCCTGGATATTCTAAAAGGGGCAGGGACGGTCCGGATTCCGTGA
- a CDS encoding HEAT repeat domain-containing protein, which yields MAGRDSSIPGDETGGPGRETRLHRYLAMLESGDLNDRWRAAEALGEMGDRRAVQPLIRALDDEFVDVRWKAAKALGLLNDRESVLPLIRGLEDRSPWARAGSAWALGKIGDPRAVEPLIRVLGDEKPRVRITAARALGRIGNPRAREPLARLLGDADRDVRVAAREALDDIPTEREIPSV from the coding sequence ATGGCAGGGAGGGATTCGTCGATACCGGGAGACGAGACCGGCGGCCCCGGCAGGGAGACGAGGCTTCATCGTTACCTCGCCATGCTGGAGTCCGGAGACCTCAACGACCGCTGGCGGGCCGCGGAAGCCCTCGGTGAGATGGGCGACCGGCGTGCGGTGCAGCCCCTGATCCGGGCGCTGGACGACGAGTTCGTCGACGTGCGGTGGAAGGCGGCGAAAGCCCTCGGCCTCCTCAACGACCGCGAATCCGTGCTCCCGCTGATACGGGGCCTGGAGGATAGGAGTCCCTGGGCCAGGGCGGGGTCGGCATGGGCGCTCGGCAAAATCGGCGATCCCCGGGCGGTCGAACCGCTGATCCGGGTGCTCGGCGATGAAAAACCCCGTGTCCGGATCACGGCGGCCCGGGCGCTCGGCCGGATCGGCAACCCGCGGGCCCGGGAACCCCTGGCCCGCCTCCTCGGCGACGCAGACCGCGATGTCAGGGTTGCCGCCCGGGAGGCCCTCGACGACATCCCGACCGAGCGGGAGATCCCGAGTGTCTGA